A region of the Roseobacter denitrificans OCh 114 genome:
TGCCCAGGTTGCGCCGGAGCGTCTTGAGCGCGCCGGACGCGGCGGTTTGCCTGCCCCGCACATATCGACTATGTGGAGGGCGGTGAGATCGCGGAAGGTTGTCATGCGCGCGGCGACTTCGGCGCCAGCCCCTGATTGACCCGGGGTCAAGCTTCGCGGGCTTGGGCGTGGCATCGTCGCGACGGAGAAACGTCTCGCTCGCGTAGCGGCCCTTTCGTCTGATCTGAACCCGGTAGGCACCGGAGGGGAGTTTGGTGATGTGGGCCATTTCGTGTGCGGCCTATGTGTGCAATGTGTCGTCGTAGGAGGGGCGCATTCAGGGTTATCGAGGCGTATTCCAGCGTAGCAGCATTCGCCGCCAACAGTTTGAAGATACGGAAAAAATGCAGATAAACCAACACGCTAAATTGTCTATCGCCCCTATGATGGACTGGACTGATCGCCATTGTCGGATGGTGCATCGTCAGTTGACGCATCAGTCGCTGCTTTACACGGAGATGGTGACCTCTGCGGCTTTGGTACGGGGTGGGGCTTTGCATTTGCTGGCGTTTTCGCCGGATGAGCATCCGGTCGCGCTTCAGCTTGGCGGGTCTGACCCCAAGGAACTGGCGCAGGCTGCCATGCTCGGTCAGACGGCGGGGTATCGCGAAATCAATTTGAACGTGGGGTGCCCGTCTGACCGGGTGCAGTCGGGTTGCTTCGGTGCGGTGCTTATGGAAAACCCGGGACTGGTTGCCGATTGCGTCTCGGCGATGCGCGAGGCTGTTGACATACCGGTCACGGTGAAGTGTCGCATCGGCGTTGATGATCAAAACCCGGACGAGGTCTTGCCGGAGTTTCTGGCACGCATCGTGGCGGCCGGGTGTGAACGCGTGTCGATCCATGCCCGCAAGGCTTGGTTGCAGGGGCTGAGCCCCAAGGAAAACCGCGATATTCCGCCGCTGGACTATCCCCTCGTGCTGCGGATGAAGGAATATTTTCCCAATCTTCATATTTCGATCAACGGCGGGATCACATCGCTGGAACAAGCGGTGGGCTTTCTTGAGGCGGGCCTTGATGGCGTGATGATCGGTCGTGCGGCGTATCACACGCCAACGGATGTCCTGGGCGCGGTGGACCCGGTGATTTTTGGGACCGGCAAGGTCGTGACCGGCGAAGAAGCCGTGCACGCGATGCTCCCCTATATCGAGGCGCATGTCACCGGGGGCGGTCGGTTGGCGCAAATTACGCGCCACATGCTGGGCTTGTTTGCGAATCGCCCCGGTGCGCGGGTCTGGCGGCGCATGTTGTCAGAAGGTGCGCATTTGCCAAATGCCGGGCCAGCGCTGGTGTTGGACGCCCTGGCGCAGGTTAGGCACCATCAGGAGCTGGCGCAGCAGAGCGGGTAACACAGGGCGCAGGTTTGCAGCCCTGCGCGCAGGGTTTTTCAAGCGCCGTTGCATGCAAGGTGCAATCGAGATGGAATGGGTCGGGTCATGAAAGCCGAATTTTTTCAAAAAGGGTGGGGCGTCTTTGCCCCTGAAGCCGCCACGCTGAACTGGGCGCGGCATGCCTTGGGTGATGCGATTGACGCGCTGCACAATCCAGCGTTCAGCCAGTGGCACCAGTGCGAAAACACATGGTTTGTCGGATTGGATGTGTTGAGCAATGACGCGCAAGGGTGCATTGCCGGATCTGCGCCGCTCTCGGGGTCTGCGGTGGATTTCATTGCAGAGGCCTGTGGCGGCTGGCCTGCATTGCACCGGGGGCAGGTGTCGGGGGTCTTTCCGGGTTATCCGCGCCCGCGGGCAGGCGAAACAGAGGCCGGGTTCAGGTATCGCGCAAAGCGTGACGCCGCGCATGTGGATGGCGTTCTGGGTGTTGGCACGCCCAAGCGTCGCTTCGTGCAAGAGCCGCACGCCTTTATCCTTGGGCTGCCGTTGACCCGGGCCGACCGGGATGCCGCCCCTCTCGTGGTGTGGGAAGGCAGCCACAGGATCATGAAAAACGCTTTTAACAAGGCGTTTAGCACCACGCAAGCCACGGATTTGTCGACTGTGGACGTGACCGAGGTATATCAATCCGCGCGCCGCGCCGTTTTTGAAACCTGTCCGCGTGTCATCGTGCATGGCCCGCCGGGGTCTGCCATTGTGGTGCATCGTCTGGCGCTGCACGGTGTGGCCCCGTGGGCGCAGGGGGCGACGGCTGATCCGGAGGGTCGCTTGATTGCCTATTTCCGCCCTCCGATCGCGGGCGGGGTGCGGGCGTGGATCGAGATGCCCTAGGGCAGGATGCGCAACAGGGAATGAATGCGGCTGCAGCGCGCAATGGCCCCTTGGCAAGGGCGTGATCTGCAACTATACGCGCACCCTGATCTCCCGAAGGAACACGAACATGGTTGGCAGCGCAAATCTCAATATCATGATGAAAGCCGCACGGCGGGCGGGCCGATCTCTGGTCAAGGACTTCCGGGAGGTGGAGAACCTTCAGGTGTCCATGAAGGGGGCGGGCGATTTTGTCACCCGTGCTGATCTCAACGCCGAGAATGTCCTGAAAGAAGACCTCATGGGGGCGCGCCCGACCTATGGATGGCTTGCGGAGGAAAGTGGCGAGGAAGAGGGGCAGGACCCGACCCGCCGCTGGATCGTTGATCCGCTCGATGGGACCACCAACTTTCTGCACGGGCTGCCTCATTGGTCGGTGTCAATCGCGCTTGAGCACAAAGGGCAGGTGGTCGCCGGTGTTGTCTATGACCCGGCCAAGGACGAGATGTTCTTTGCCGAGAAAGGGGCCGGGGCCTGGATGAATGACAGCCGTTTGCGGGTGTCAGGGCGCAGCCAGATGATTGAGAGTATTTTCTCGACCGGCTTGCCTTACGCGGGCAGCACGGATTTGCCGGAAACGCTGCGCGATCTGGGCCGTATCTTGCCCGGATGTGCCGGGGTGCGGCGCTGGGGTGCCGCCTCGCTTGATCTGGCCTATGTCGCGGCGGGCCGGTATGATGGCTTTTGGGAACGCCGCCTCAAGGCGTGGGATATCGCGGCCGGCGTGATCATCGTGCGCGAGGCAGGCGGGCTGCTCGAACCCTTCGATCCACGTGGTGATATTCTGGGGTCGGGCTCGCTCATCTGTGCCAATGAAAAACTGTTCTCACCCCTGGCCAAATTGGTGCGCGGCTGACGAAGCGCGCCAAGCCACGCTGGCCCGACCTGCCTAGCGGCGCGTCACTTTGGGAATGCGGCTTGGGCCGATGCGATAGGTGGCCTCGGGATGGGGCGGATGGCCATCTGTGCGCTGCCAGAACGCCGGGCCGCCCCGGCGCACCCAGAACGGGATCAAAAGAACCATGCCGGCGATGAACCCGCCCGCATGCGCCCAATAGGCCACCCCTGCTTCATCCGAACTTGACCCGACACCGCCGATAATCTGCATCCCCAGCCAGAGCATCAGCATGATCCACGCAGGGATCGGCAGAATACGGAAAATCACGATCAGGATGATCAGGATATCCACCTTGGCCTTGGGAAAGAGCAGCAGATAGCCACCCATCACACCGGCAATGGCGCCCGATGCGCCAACCGTGGGGATCATCGCCATGGGGTCGACGGCATATTGCGCCAAAGAGGCGATGATACCGCAGCCCAGATAAAACAGGATGAATTTGCCATGGCCCAGCTCATCCTCGATATTGTCGCCAAAAATCCATAAAAACAGCATGTTGCCTGCCAGGTGGAAAAACCCGCCGTGCAGGAACATGGATGAAATCAGCGTATAATACCCATCCCCTTGCGACAGCCGGGCAGGGATCATCGCCCACTGCAGCCAGAACGCATTTATCGCGCGCACGTCTTCCATGATCCCGAAATAGCTCAGGAAAATGCCGGTGTTGGCAGCCATCAGCATATAGGTCACATAAGGAATGCGCCCGGAGGGATTGTGATCTCGGATCGGAAACATGGCGTCAAGCTGAGCGATTGCACCGCACAGGTCAAGCCGTTGTTCCGGCCCAGTGTTAACGCATTATGTCACGCCGCCGCCCCAAGAAGAGCGGCGTTCCCGCCAGAGGCTGTCGTGTCAACGCAGACATGCCGTTCCGCCAGCACCCGCGCAACATCCGGCGCGCCGGGTATCAGGGGAATGATGGGACCTTGGCGCGCGGCAAACGCGACCTCAATGGCGCGTCCTGTCGCCGCGTCGCCCCACCACAGGACACCGCCGTACTCCGGGCCATCGCGCAATGCGGCGGGGTCGATCTTTCCCTGCGCCTCAAGGGCCACGCCGCCCAATGCGCGGACGAGGCGCGCTTGTTCTTTTGCGGCTTGCGCACCGGGGCCCATGCACAACAGCGCAGGCCGGGGCAAGGTGCTCAGACGGTTGGACTCGCCGGTCGGTCCCGGCAGGCTCAACGAGCTATGCGGCGTCACGGGTGCATCCATCGTCAGCGGCGCAAGCGTTGCCTGCGGTTGTGACCACTGCTCGGACACTTCCTTGCGATCGGCTTGCAAGAAGCGTGTCAGATAGTGCGGCCCACCCGCCTTCGGCCCGGTGCCTGACAGACCTTCGCCCCCAAAGGGCTGACTACCCACGATGGCACCGATCTGGTTGCGGTTGATATAGACATTGCCCGCCGCAATGCGCTCGCAAACATGTTGTACGCGATCATCAATACGCGTGTGCAGGCCAAAGGTCAGACCGTAGCCTGTCGCGTTTATGTCATCGATTACCGCATCAAGCTGGTGCGCCTTGAAGGTGGCCAAATGCAGCACGGGGCCAAAGATCTCACGCTCCAACGCGGCAATGCCGGGCACGGAAATCAGGGTTGGTGCAATGAAGGTGCCGGTTGCAGGCGCGGTGGTTTCCGCAATGACGCGCCCCTCTGCGCGGGCCTGCGCGATGTGCTGCGCGATGCCGTCGCGGGCCGCCGCATCGATCACCGGGCCGACATCGGTTGACAGGTGCCACGGGTCCGCCACGGTCAGACACTGCATGGCGCCCAACAGCATCTTGGTGAATTCGGGCGCGATGTCCTCCTGAACATAAAGGCACCGCAGGGCAGAGCACCGCTGCCCGGCGGATTGAAAGGCGCTTTCGATAATCGCCTGAACGGCTTGTTCGGGCAGGGCGGTGCTGTCCACGATCATCGCGTTCAAACCGCCTGTTTCCGCGATCAGCGGCGTGCCGGGACGGCAGTTTTCAGCCATGGCGCTGCGGATGCGCAAAGCGGTCGCGGTGGAGCCGGTAAAGGCCACGCCTCCGATCCGGGCGTCCGAGGTGACCAGCGCGCCGATGTCTCCCGCGCCCGGCAGCAGTTGCAGGGCGCTGCGCGGCACGCCAGCCTCGTACATGAGGGTGATGGCGCGGTGGGCGATCAAGGGTGTCTGCTGGGCCGGTTTGGCCAGAACGGCATTGCCTGCGGCAAGCGCTGCGCTGATCTGCCCAAGGAAAATCGCCAGCGGGAAGTTCCACGGGGAAATGCAGGTAAAGATGCCCGCACATGGTGCGTCGGTGGCCTGTGATGCGTAAAAGCGCAGGAAATCCACCGCCTCGCGCAATTCCGCAACGCAATCCGGCAGGTTCTTACCGGCCTCGCGGGTGAGAAGCGTAAAGAGTTGCGCGTGATCGGCCTCCAGCAGGTCCGCCGCCTGCAATAACACGCGCCGCCGCTCTGTGGGGGGGGCCGCCCATGGCGTTGCCGTGGCAAAGGCAGCCTCGACATCAGCCGCCGTTGCCCAGACGACCGACCCCACCCGATCCGAAGGGTCAGCGGGATTGAGGACCGCCTCCGTGGGAGCATCATTCGCGGTCTCGCCAGAGACGAGCAGCGGTGCGGCCTGCCACGCGCTCTTGGCAAAGCCATCGCGCGCCTCGAACAGCGCCTCCAGCGTTTGACTGTGCGTCAGATCGAACCCGCGTGAATTGCAACGCTCCGGTGCAAAGAGGTCGGGGCCGGACGGAATCTGCGCCACAGGCTCTGTAATCACCTTTTCAAAGGGGTCAGCGGCCACAACCTCAGCCGGGACATCTTCATCCACGATCTGGTTCACAAAGCTCGAATTGGCCCCGTTTTCCAACAGCCTGCGCACAAGGTAGGCCAAGAGGTCGCGATGCGCACCAACCGGGGCATAAATCCGGCAGCGCGTCTTGTTTTGCTGCAAAACCAAGGTATGCAGCGTCTCACCCATCCCATGCAGGCGTTGGAATTCATAGGCCTGCGGGTCATCTGCCATATGCAGGATGGCCGCGACGGTATGCGCGTTATGGGTCGCAAACTGCGGATAGATGCGATCGGTCATGCCAAGCAGTTTGCGGGCGTTGCAAATGTAGGAGACATCGGTTTGTGCTTTCTGCGTGAACACTGGAAAGCCTTCAACGCCTTCGACCTGCGCGCGTTTGATTTCCGTGTCCCAATAGGCCCCTTTGACAAGGCGGACCATGATTTTGCGGTCGTGCCGTTTGGCCATTTCATAGAGCGTATCAATCACAATGCCCGCGCGCGGTCCAAAGGCCTGCACAACGATGCCAAAGCCATCCCAGCCCCGCAGCGCCGGCTCGCCCATCACGCAGTCTATGACGTCGAGCGACAGGCCAAGGCGATCCGCCTCTTCGGCATCCACGTTGAGGCCCATGCCGGCGGATTTTGCCAGAAGCGCAAGCGCGCGCAACCGCGGGACAAGGTCGGACATCACCGCCTCTTGCTGCGCGACTTCGTAACGCGGATGCAGAGCGGAGAGTTTGACCGAAATACCGGGGTTCTTGCGAATGTCGTCGTCGGTGCAGGCCGTGGCAATCGCGGAAATCGCGCGGCTGTAGCTCAGGTGATAGCGTTTTGCATCGGCTTCGGTGCGGGCAGCTTCCCCCAGCATGTCATAGGAATAGGTAAACCCCTTTTTCTCCATGCCTGCAGCACGTTCCATGGCGGCATTAATGTTCTCTCCCAGTACGAACTGCCGCCCCATCTCTTTCATGGCACGGCTGACGGCGGTGCGGATGACAGGTTCGCCCAGGCGTTTGAGTGCGGCGCGCAACTGGCGCACGGGCCCCGGATGGCTGTCATCCAGAACCCGCCCGGTGAGCATCAGGGCCCATGTAGATGCATTGACAAGGCTGGAGGCAGAGTGCCCCAGATGACGCCCCCAATCGGAGGGTGCGATCTTGTCCTCGATCAGCGCATCAATCGTTTCGGGATCAGGCACGCGCAGCAGCGCTTCGGCCAGACACATCAGCGCGACACCCTCATCCGTGGACAGCCCATATTCCGCGAGGAAAACCTCCATCAGCCCGGGGCTGGTGGTGTTGCGAATGTCATCGACCAGCCTGGCCGCCGCTGCACTGATTTGCGCACGGTCTGTTTTGGTCA
Encoded here:
- the putA gene encoding bifunctional proline dehydrogenase/L-glutamate gamma-semialdehyde dehydrogenase PutA, translated to MISALRQSVDEKTYADPDEIILEMISQTALTKTDRAQISAAAARLVDDIRNTTSPGLMEVFLAEYGLSTDEGVALMCLAEALLRVPDPETIDALIEDKIAPSDWGRHLGHSASSLVNASTWALMLTGRVLDDSHPGPVRQLRAALKRLGEPVIRTAVSRAMKEMGRQFVLGENINAAMERAAGMEKKGFTYSYDMLGEAARTEADAKRYHLSYSRAISAIATACTDDDIRKNPGISVKLSALHPRYEVAQQEAVMSDLVPRLRALALLAKSAGMGLNVDAEEADRLGLSLDVIDCVMGEPALRGWDGFGIVVQAFGPRAGIVIDTLYEMAKRHDRKIMVRLVKGAYWDTEIKRAQVEGVEGFPVFTQKAQTDVSYICNARKLLGMTDRIYPQFATHNAHTVAAILHMADDPQAYEFQRLHGMGETLHTLVLQQNKTRCRIYAPVGAHRDLLAYLVRRLLENGANSSFVNQIVDEDVPAEVVAADPFEKVITEPVAQIPSGPDLFAPERCNSRGFDLTHSQTLEALFEARDGFAKSAWQAAPLLVSGETANDAPTEAVLNPADPSDRVGSVVWATAADVEAAFATATPWAAPPTERRRVLLQAADLLEADHAQLFTLLTREAGKNLPDCVAELREAVDFLRFYASQATDAPCAGIFTCISPWNFPLAIFLGQISAALAAGNAVLAKPAQQTPLIAHRAITLMYEAGVPRSALQLLPGAGDIGALVTSDARIGGVAFTGSTATALRIRSAMAENCRPGTPLIAETGGLNAMIVDSTALPEQAVQAIIESAFQSAGQRCSALRCLYVQEDIAPEFTKMLLGAMQCLTVADPWHLSTDVGPVIDAAARDGIAQHIAQARAEGRVIAETTAPATGTFIAPTLISVPGIAALEREIFGPVLHLATFKAHQLDAVIDDINATGYGLTFGLHTRIDDRVQHVCERIAAGNVYINRNQIGAIVGSQPFGGEGLSGTGPKAGGPHYLTRFLQADRKEVSEQWSQPQATLAPLTMDAPVTPHSSLSLPGPTGESNRLSTLPRPALLCMGPGAQAAKEQARLVRALGGVALEAQGKIDPAALRDGPEYGGVLWWGDAATGRAIEVAFAARQGPIIPLIPGAPDVARVLAERHVCVDTTASGGNAALLGAAA
- a CDS encoding inositol monophosphatase family protein, producing the protein MVGSANLNIMMKAARRAGRSLVKDFREVENLQVSMKGAGDFVTRADLNAENVLKEDLMGARPTYGWLAEESGEEEGQDPTRRWIVDPLDGTTNFLHGLPHWSVSIALEHKGQVVAGVVYDPAKDEMFFAEKGAGAWMNDSRLRVSGRSQMIESIFSTGLPYAGSTDLPETLRDLGRILPGCAGVRRWGAASLDLAYVAAGRYDGFWERRLKAWDIAAGVIIVREAGGLLEPFDPRGDILGSGSLICANEKLFSPLAKLVRG
- a CDS encoding rhomboid family intramembrane serine protease; translation: MFPIRDHNPSGRIPYVTYMLMAANTGIFLSYFGIMEDVRAINAFWLQWAMIPARLSQGDGYYTLISSMFLHGGFFHLAGNMLFLWIFGDNIEDELGHGKFILFYLGCGIIASLAQYAVDPMAMIPTVGASGAIAGVMGGYLLLFPKAKVDILIILIVIFRILPIPAWIMLMLWLGMQIIGGVGSSSDEAGVAYWAHAGGFIAGMVLLIPFWVRRGGPAFWQRTDGHPPHPEATYRIGPSRIPKVTRR
- the dusA gene encoding tRNA dihydrouridine(20/20a) synthase DusA is translated as MQINQHAKLSIAPMMDWTDRHCRMVHRQLTHQSLLYTEMVTSAALVRGGALHLLAFSPDEHPVALQLGGSDPKELAQAAMLGQTAGYREINLNVGCPSDRVQSGCFGAVLMENPGLVADCVSAMREAVDIPVTVKCRIGVDDQNPDEVLPEFLARIVAAGCERVSIHARKAWLQGLSPKENRDIPPLDYPLVLRMKEYFPNLHISINGGITSLEQAVGFLEAGLDGVMIGRAAYHTPTDVLGAVDPVIFGTGKVVTGEEAVHAMLPYIEAHVTGGGRLAQITRHMLGLFANRPGARVWRRMLSEGAHLPNAGPALVLDALAQVRHHQELAQQSG